The Erythrobacter sp. JK5 genome includes a region encoding these proteins:
- a CDS encoding glutathione S-transferase family protein, with amino-acid sequence MTESAPDFVIYGSPVSPFVRKCAALCLEKDVPFETEAVNVFDPPQWFVDISPMKRIPVLRDRSIAAEGVAGTVADSSAICALIEKKHPEPPLYPADPYAHGRALFIEEYADTVLAPVGGLGIFRPIFFAAQKGEEPDLATARETWAAKLPPVLDYLDGALGDNGFYAGDALSIADIAVACVLMQISLVAETPIDSWPRLAAHFERMKTRPSIAGPFAKADGFIRKALPERFNLT; translated from the coding sequence ATGACCGAATCCGCCCCAGACTTCGTGATTTACGGCAGCCCGGTATCGCCGTTCGTGCGCAAGTGCGCGGCGCTGTGCCTCGAAAAGGACGTTCCGTTCGAAACCGAAGCGGTCAACGTGTTCGACCCGCCGCAATGGTTTGTCGACATTTCGCCGATGAAGCGCATCCCGGTGCTGCGCGATCGCTCGATCGCGGCGGAGGGGGTCGCGGGAACGGTGGCGGATTCCAGCGCGATCTGCGCGCTGATCGAGAAGAAACATCCCGAACCGCCGCTCTATCCCGCCGATCCCTACGCCCACGGCCGCGCGCTCTTCATCGAGGAATATGCCGACACCGTGCTCGCCCCGGTCGGCGGTCTCGGCATCTTCCGCCCGATCTTCTTCGCGGCGCAGAAGGGCGAGGAGCCCGATCTCGCGACCGCGCGCGAGACATGGGCCGCCAAGCTGCCGCCGGTGCTCGATTACCTCGACGGCGCGCTGGGAGATAACGGGTTCTACGCCGGGGATGCGCTGTCGATCGCCGACATTGCGGTCGCCTGCGTGCTGATGCAGATATCGCTGGTGGCCGAAACCCCGATCGACAGCTGGCCGCGCCTCGCCGCGCATTTCGAGCGGATGAAGACGCGCCCATCCATCGCTGGTCCGTTCGCAAAGGCGGACGGCTTCATCCGCAAGGCCTTGCCCGAGCGGTTTAACCTGACTTAA
- the mtnP gene encoding S-methyl-5'-thioadenosine phosphorylase, which translates to MASEWCIGIIGGSGLYAIDGLEDEQWIAIETPWGEPSDDILCGTIGGVKVRFLPRHGRGHPISPTELNSRANIDALKRAGCTDILAISAVGSLREEIDPGRFAVVEQFIDNTRKRENTFFGSGFVTHVSMADPVCPRLSDMAAKAVSKAEGKVATGATYLAMEGPQFSTRAESRMYRAWGADVIGMTAMPEAKLAREAELPYALVGMVTDYDCWRDGEAVDVAEVIAQMEANGELARAMVANVIDALPKKRKPSPIDTALDDAVITAPDEHDPDMMAKLDAVAGRLLRDL; encoded by the coding sequence ATGGCCAGCGAATGGTGCATCGGGATCATCGGCGGATCGGGCCTGTACGCGATAGACGGGCTCGAGGACGAGCAGTGGATCGCGATCGAGACGCCGTGGGGCGAGCCCTCGGACGATATCCTGTGCGGCACGATCGGCGGGGTCAAGGTGCGGTTCCTGCCGCGCCACGGCCGCGGGCACCCGATCTCCCCGACCGAGCTCAACAGCCGCGCCAATATCGATGCGCTCAAGCGCGCGGGCTGCACCGATATTCTCGCCATCTCGGCAGTCGGAAGCTTGCGCGAGGAAATCGATCCGGGCCGCTTCGCGGTCGTCGAGCAGTTCATCGACAACACCAGGAAGCGCGAAAACACCTTTTTCGGCAGCGGCTTCGTCACCCACGTCTCGATGGCCGATCCGGTGTGTCCGCGCCTGTCCGACATGGCGGCCAAGGCCGTGTCCAAGGCCGAGGGCAAGGTCGCGACCGGGGCGACCTATCTCGCGATGGAAGGCCCGCAATTCTCGACCCGCGCCGAGAGCCGGATGTATCGCGCCTGGGGCGCCGACGTGATCGGCATGACGGCGATGCCCGAAGCCAAGCTCGCGCGCGAGGCCGAGCTGCCCTACGCGCTGGTCGGCATGGTCACCGATTACGATTGCTGGCGCGACGGAGAGGCAGTCGACGTGGCAGAGGTGATCGCGCAGATGGAAGCCAACGGCGAACTGGCGCGGGCGATGGTGGCGAATGTCATCGACGCCCTGCCCAAGAAGCGCAAACCCTCGCCGATCGACACCGCGCTCGACGATGCAGTCATCACCGCGCCGGATGAGCATGATCCCGACATGATGGCGAAGCTCGACGCGGTGGCTGGCAGGTTGCTTCGCGACCTCTAG
- a CDS encoding isochorismatase family protein, which translates to MRAASGADPDRFRRGVFRQGQPALRRCRTRARRRAGAARSGACGGSAGDLHQRRVPSLDGRWRAVRPEDRRADQFRARQSDGRVAPGLEPREDELVISKQYASAFFGTSLASTLTANGHDSLIITGLSTSGCVRATCVDACQHGFIPIVVEEAVGDRHADVHRANLFDMNAKYGDVVGKAEVLEHLAALAGA; encoded by the coding sequence ATTCGGGCGGCGTCCGGCGCTGATCCTGATCGATTTCGTCGCGGCGTATTTCGCCAAGGACAGCCCGCTTTACGCCGATGTCGAACCCGCGCTCGCCGCCGCGCTGGAGCTGCGCGAAGCGGCGCGTGCGGCGGGAGTGCGGGTGATCTACACCAACGTCGAGTTCCATCCCTCGATGGTCGATGGCGGGCGGTTCGCCCAGAAGATCGGCGCGCTGACCAGTTTCGTGCGCGGCAATCCGATGGGCGCGTGGCCCCGGGGCTGGAGCCGCGCGAGGATGAACTGGTGATCTCGAAGCAATACGCCAGCGCGTTCTTCGGCACCTCGCTCGCCTCGACGCTGACCGCGAACGGGCACGACAGCCTGATCATCACCGGGCTATCGACCAGCGGCTGCGTGCGCGCGACCTGCGTCGATGCCTGCCAGCACGGCTTCATTCCGATCGTGGTCGAGGAAGCGGTTGGCGACCGGCACGCGGATGTGCACCGCGCGAACCTGTTCGACATGAACGCCAAATACGGCGACGTGGTGGGCAAGGCCGAAGTACTGGAGCACCTGGCCGCGCTTGCCGGCGCCTAG
- a CDS encoding TonB-dependent receptor: protein MRNFKFALAGGVAMAALLPAVPALAQDQDTETAADDGNQIIVTARRQSESLAEVPASVTVFTADTLEKAGIERADQFVQLTPGVTIVTGTAEAGDTQINIRGINGARDAESSVALVVDGILKTNTAQLNQNQGTLRQIEILKGPQGALYGRNAAAGAVVIQTLKPGDVLEGGIQLSAAQDDTYAGSAYISAPIGTNAGIVLSGSYSTTDGFFFNRFLNSNSVDDQEVWSVDGRFVAQLGPATEVDIKARYADLSGGSINFNAAFHLPNFAGVNPAFFEDVNDHPFDYFSNIRPTNEQQTFEASAKIEHEFDGVTLTAWALYSDVDQALTADGTSADFARFTFPGATQASVDASNACFASTAALTGFPINPPTFIGQTPVPFIFDPATGSTFGPYSPTTCDGTQYQIREQSDISAEIRLASNGDGPFEWQVGAYYLHIDREVGVSLGADLGGGIITELYNAPGSINPTTQLYNDDFSTDVYAAFASVDFEVTDRFEIGLAGRYDIEERSVRNLVPTVFDPFTGGPINPGQQVLGGVVQPIADQSETFKQFQPKVSLRYALNDDLNFYANWGIGFKSGGFNNQGSAAIVDQAFNQFIGTNVLIEDIFRKEKSSAFEAGLKGSLIDGRVTFDLAGYYTEIDDMQFFEFFVGAFGLLRVVSNIDEVEVYGAELNLNAEIIPGWDIFGAFNVTESEIKANASRPITVGNESPYTADYTINLGTQMVAPIARTFDLVLRADYRITGPTWFHTVQDDPSPTLFSGLLPISALMLPGFVGDADYSITEREAFGVLDLRFGLEGDNWNITAFADNLLNRKYLNEVIPAIEFGGSFISPGGRQRLGIEVGYNF, encoded by the coding sequence ATGAGGAACTTCAAATTCGCACTGGCCGGCGGCGTCGCCATGGCCGCGCTGCTGCCCGCTGTCCCCGCGCTGGCCCAGGACCAGGACACCGAAACCGCTGCCGACGATGGCAACCAGATCATAGTCACCGCCCGGAGGCAGTCGGAATCGCTTGCCGAAGTTCCGGCCTCGGTCACGGTGTTTACCGCCGATACACTGGAAAAGGCGGGGATCGAGCGCGCCGACCAGTTCGTGCAGCTCACCCCCGGCGTCACCATCGTTACCGGCACCGCCGAAGCGGGCGATACCCAGATCAACATCCGCGGAATCAACGGCGCGCGCGACGCGGAAAGCTCGGTCGCGCTGGTGGTCGACGGTATTCTCAAGACCAACACCGCGCAACTCAACCAGAACCAGGGCACGCTGCGCCAGATCGAAATCCTGAAGGGGCCGCAAGGCGCGCTCTACGGCCGCAACGCGGCGGCGGGTGCGGTCGTGATCCAGACGCTCAAGCCCGGCGACGTGCTCGAAGGCGGCATCCAGCTTTCCGCTGCGCAGGACGATACCTATGCGGGCAGCGCCTATATCTCGGCACCGATCGGCACGAATGCCGGGATCGTCCTGTCGGGCAGCTATTCCACCACCGACGGGTTCTTCTTCAACCGCTTCCTGAATTCCAACTCGGTCGACGATCAGGAAGTCTGGTCGGTCGACGGACGGTTCGTGGCGCAGCTCGGTCCGGCTACCGAAGTCGACATCAAGGCGCGCTATGCCGATCTGTCGGGCGGATCGATCAATTTCAACGCCGCGTTCCACCTGCCCAATTTCGCGGGCGTCAATCCGGCGTTCTTCGAGGACGTGAACGATCATCCGTTCGACTATTTCTCCAACATCCGCCCCACCAACGAACAGCAGACGTTCGAGGCGTCGGCCAAGATCGAACATGAATTCGACGGCGTCACGCTGACGGCATGGGCGCTCTACAGTGATGTCGACCAGGCACTGACCGCGGACGGAACATCGGCCGACTTCGCGCGCTTCACCTTCCCGGGCGCGACGCAGGCATCGGTCGATGCGTCGAATGCGTGCTTTGCGAGCACCGCGGCACTGACCGGCTTCCCGATCAACCCGCCGACCTTCATCGGCCAGACGCCGGTCCCGTTCATCTTCGACCCGGCGACGGGATCGACCTTCGGCCCCTACAGCCCGACGACCTGCGACGGGACGCAGTACCAGATCCGCGAACAGAGCGACATCAGCGCCGAAATCCGCCTCGCCTCGAATGGCGACGGACCGTTCGAATGGCAGGTGGGGGCCTATTACCTCCATATCGATCGCGAGGTCGGGGTGAGCCTAGGCGCGGATCTCGGCGGCGGGATCATCACCGAGCTCTACAACGCGCCGGGTTCGATCAACCCGACCACGCAGCTCTACAACGATGATTTCTCGACCGATGTCTACGCCGCGTTCGCGTCGGTCGATTTCGAAGTCACCGACCGGTTCGAGATCGGCCTGGCCGGGCGTTACGACATCGAGGAACGCAGCGTGCGCAACCTCGTGCCGACCGTGTTCGATCCGTTCACGGGCGGCCCGATCAATCCTGGTCAGCAGGTGCTCGGCGGGGTGGTGCAGCCGATCGCCGACCAGTCGGAAACCTTCAAGCAGTTCCAGCCCAAGGTCTCGCTGCGCTACGCGTTGAACGACGATCTCAATTTCTACGCCAACTGGGGGATCGGCTTCAAATCGGGCGGGTTCAACAACCAGGGTTCGGCAGCGATCGTCGACCAGGCGTTCAACCAGTTCATCGGCACCAACGTGCTGATCGAGGACATCTTCCGCAAGGAGAAGTCGAGCGCGTTCGAAGCGGGGCTCAAGGGCTCGCTGATCGACGGGCGGGTGACCTTCGACCTCGCCGGATATTACACCGAGATCGACGACATGCAGTTCTTCGAATTCTTCGTCGGCGCGTTCGGGCTGCTGCGCGTGGTCTCGAACATCGACGAGGTCGAGGTCTACGGGGCGGAGCTGAATCTCAATGCCGAGATCATTCCCGGCTGGGATATCTTCGGCGCGTTCAACGTCACCGAAAGCGAGATCAAGGCCAACGCCTCGCGACCGATCACGGTGGGCAACGAATCGCCCTACACCGCCGATTACACGATCAACCTCGGCACCCAGATGGTCGCGCCGATTGCGCGCACTTTCGACCTGGTGCTGCGCGCCGATTATCGCATTACCGGGCCGACCTGGTTCCACACGGTGCAGGACGATCCCTCGCCGACGCTGTTCAGCGGGCTGCTGCCGATTTCGGCGCTGATGCTGCCGGGCTTTGTCGGGGATGCCGATTATTCGATCACCGAGCGCGAGGCGTTCGGGGTGCTCGATCTGCGCTTCGGGCTGGAAGGCGACAACTGGAACATCACCGCGTTTGCCGATAATTTGCTCAACCGCAAGTATCTCAACGAGGTGATCCCGGCGATCGAGTTCGGCGGATCGTTCATCTCACCCGGCGGCAGGCAGCGGCTGGGGATCGAGGTCGGATACAATTTCTGA
- a CDS encoding nuclear transport factor 2 family protein → MQYEPTLGRAQLIEFATKAYFANVDAKDMEATLDCFHDEALFCVQTDFTRHSGKDEIRRMFEDFFAAYETIIHRDFICTVDEANGRISACFVAELHDSQGQVTLLHNTNFWRLRPGDDGPKFQEVYVYMSGANVLT, encoded by the coding sequence ATGCAGTACGAACCCACGCTGGGCCGCGCGCAGCTGATCGAATTCGCGACCAAGGCATATTTCGCCAATGTCGATGCCAAGGACATGGAGGCGACGCTCGATTGCTTCCACGACGAAGCGCTGTTCTGCGTCCAGACCGATTTCACCCGGCACAGCGGCAAAGACGAGATCCGCCGCATGTTCGAGGATTTCTTCGCCGCCTACGAAACCATCATCCACCGCGATTTCATCTGCACCGTGGACGAGGCGAACGGGCGCATTTCCGCCTGTTTCGTTGCCGAGCTGCACGATTCGCAAGGCCAGGTGACCCTGCTCCACAACACCAACTTCTGGCGTCTGCGCCCCGGCGATGACGGTCCGAAATTCCAGGAAGTCTACGTCTACATGAGCGGCGCGAACGTCCTGACCTGA
- a CDS encoding nuclear transport factor 2 family protein — MSEWTEGGSGQVPLPYPFYVDIVTKRYFDGVDNKNLDRVLNCFTPDANLHEVTSDTLHEGREAIRAMFVKLFADFENIWHGNFVHTADPATNAINSQFTVLITPNGGDQLRYENCNRFYLKDRLFHRVYVYMSGDNLLKEGDA; from the coding sequence ATGAGCGAATGGACCGAAGGTGGAAGCGGCCAGGTGCCGCTGCCCTACCCGTTCTACGTCGATATCGTGACCAAGCGCTATTTCGACGGGGTCGACAACAAGAACCTCGACCGGGTGCTCAACTGCTTCACGCCCGACGCGAATCTGCACGAGGTGACGAGCGATACGCTGCACGAGGGGCGCGAGGCGATCCGGGCGATGTTCGTCAAGCTGTTCGCCGATTTCGAGAACATCTGGCACGGCAATTTCGTGCACACCGCCGATCCGGCGACCAACGCGATCAACAGCCAGTTTACCGTGCTGATAACGCCCAATGGCGGCGATCAGCTGCGCTACGAGAACTGCAACCGCTTCTACCTCAAGGACCGGCTGTTCCACCGCGTCTACGTCTACATGAGCGGCGACAACCTGCTGAAGGAAGGAGACGCCTGA
- a CDS encoding aspartate/glutamate racemase family protein → MAQVRRIKVIVPIPMDEAGVSNRAEQLPDDFVRAGFQPEFEAVRWGAALGDSYHDTLLMDWTVFQAGVTAEDEGYAGVLIDTVSDSGMRPLRSVLSIPVVGPGEASFAMAMMLGKTFSVLTMWPEWFPLYEKTLTEYGWWSRCASLRSIDTRPDVTELLEGKEEVVFGKLKAEATKAMEEDGADVIVLGSTTMHQSAAYLDSELPIPVLNPGQVAYKLLETQIELGLTHSKKAFPAPEVPKTEDIRKGWY, encoded by the coding sequence ATGGCGCAGGTCAGGCGTATCAAGGTTATCGTCCCCATCCCGATGGATGAGGCCGGGGTTTCGAACCGCGCCGAGCAATTGCCGGACGATTTCGTTCGTGCCGGTTTCCAGCCCGAGTTCGAGGCGGTGCGCTGGGGTGCAGCGCTGGGCGATTCCTATCACGATACGCTGCTGATGGACTGGACGGTGTTTCAGGCCGGGGTGACCGCCGAGGACGAAGGCTATGCCGGGGTCCTGATCGACACGGTCAGCGATAGCGGGATGCGTCCGCTGCGCAGCGTGCTGTCGATCCCGGTCGTCGGCCCGGGCGAGGCGAGCTTCGCGATGGCGATGATGCTCGGCAAGACATTCTCGGTGCTGACGATGTGGCCCGAATGGTTTCCGCTCTACGAGAAGACGCTCACCGAATACGGCTGGTGGAGCCGGTGCGCTTCGCTCCGTTCGATCGACACCCGGCCCGACGTGACCGAATTGCTCGAAGGCAAGGAAGAGGTCGTGTTCGGCAAGCTCAAGGCCGAGGCGACCAAGGCGATGGAGGAGGACGGTGCCGACGTGATCGTGCTCGGATCGACCACCATGCACCAGTCCGCCGCCTATCTCGACAGCGAGCTGCCGATCCCGGTGCTGAACCCCGGACAGGTCGCCTACAAGCTGCTCGAAACGCAGATCGAGCTGGGTCTCACCCATTCGAAGAAGGCGTTTCCCGCGCCCGAAGTTCCGAAGACCGAAGACATCCGAAAGGGGTGGTACTGA
- a CDS encoding GntR family transcriptional regulator, whose protein sequence is MTRASDAAYARIRDFLLGGNVRPGDQLTEEQLSEIAGVSRTPVREAMRRLEGEMLLVRSPSKRIFVADWSRDDIDEMFTLRQMLEGHAAERAARRLGPAEIDRLETVNRELHDAVERSPPDINRFLDANRVFHQIITDAAHSPRLAQVLAMLVEAPVVLRTARHYSTEDLKQSARDHDELIAAFRAGDPGWAKAVMGSHLRRAFHTFADAAESAANDDPAQAAE, encoded by the coding sequence GTGACGCGCGCCTCGGACGCCGCCTATGCGCGCATTCGCGACTTCCTGCTGGGCGGCAACGTGCGGCCCGGCGACCAGCTGACCGAAGAGCAATTGTCCGAAATCGCCGGGGTCAGCCGCACCCCGGTGCGCGAAGCGATGCGGCGGCTCGAAGGCGAAATGCTGCTGGTGCGCAGCCCGTCCAAGCGGATCTTCGTCGCCGACTGGTCGCGCGACGATATCGACGAGATGTTCACGCTACGGCAGATGCTCGAAGGGCACGCCGCCGAACGCGCGGCGCGGCGCCTCGGCCCGGCAGAAATCGACCGGCTGGAAACGGTCAATCGCGAGCTTCACGATGCCGTCGAGCGCTCACCGCCCGACATCAACCGCTTTCTCGATGCCAATCGCGTGTTTCACCAGATCATCACCGACGCCGCGCATTCGCCGCGGCTTGCGCAGGTGCTGGCGATGCTGGTCGAAGCGCCGGTGGTGCTGCGCACCGCGCGGCATTACTCGACGGAGGACCTGAAGCAATCGGCGCGCGATCACGACGAGCTGATCGCGGCCTTTCGCGCGGGAGATCCGGGGTGGGCCAAAGCCGTCATGGGCAGTCACTTGCGCCGCGCTTTCCATACCTTCGCCGACGCGGCAGAGAGCGCCGCCAACGACGATCCGGCACAGGCGGCGGAATAG
- a CDS encoding CaiB/BaiF CoA-transferase family protein: protein MAQGALDGLRLIEMGQLIAGPFCGQLMADHGAEVIKIEPPGIGDAMRNWGQGIPLWFSVVARNKKSITLNLREKEGQAIARQLVAKADFLLENFRPGTLERWNLGWDELHALNEALIMIRVSGYGQTGPYSSRAGYGGIGEAMGGMRYVAGEPDRPPSRAGLSIGDSLAATYACLGALMALEHRHKTGKGQVVDSAIYEAVLAMMESTVPEYTVTGHIRERTGSILPKIAPSNVYPTSDGSVLVAGNQDSVWKRMATMMGMPELGDDPRYNSHVARGERQAELDQLIGEWTSQLTSKQVLDLCEEHGVPAGNIYRAPEMLEDPHFAAREAIVALPHPRHENFRMQNVAPKLSETPGEIEWVGPELGQHNEEIYGALLGMDSAQRSDLEQRGII from the coding sequence ATGGCTCAGGGTGCGCTCGACGGATTGCGGCTCATCGAGATGGGGCAACTCATCGCCGGGCCGTTTTGCGGGCAGCTGATGGCGGATCACGGCGCGGAGGTGATCAAGATCGAGCCGCCCGGGATCGGCGATGCGATGCGCAATTGGGGGCAGGGCATCCCGCTGTGGTTCTCGGTGGTCGCGCGCAACAAGAAATCGATCACGCTCAACCTGCGCGAGAAGGAAGGCCAGGCGATCGCCAGGCAACTGGTCGCCAAGGCCGATTTCCTGCTCGAGAATTTTCGCCCCGGCACGCTCGAACGCTGGAATCTCGGCTGGGACGAACTGCACGCGCTCAACGAGGCGCTGATCATGATCCGCGTCTCGGGCTATGGCCAGACCGGCCCCTATTCGAGCCGTGCCGGTTATGGCGGGATCGGCGAGGCGATGGGCGGGATGCGCTATGTCGCCGGCGAGCCCGACCGCCCGCCGAGCCGCGCCGGGCTTTCGATCGGCGACAGCCTGGCGGCGACCTATGCCTGCCTCGGCGCCCTGATGGCGCTCGAGCATCGGCACAAGACCGGCAAGGGCCAGGTGGTCGATTCGGCGATCTACGAGGCGGTGCTGGCGATGATGGAATCGACTGTGCCCGAATACACCGTGACCGGGCACATCCGCGAGCGCACCGGCTCGATCCTGCCCAAGATCGCACCGTCCAACGTCTATCCCACCAGCGATGGCAGCGTGCTTGTCGCGGGCAACCAGGACAGCGTGTGGAAACGCATGGCGACGATGATGGGGATGCCCGAGCTGGGCGACGATCCGCGCTACAACAGCCACGTCGCGCGCGGCGAGCGCCAGGCCGAGCTGGATCAGTTGATCGGCGAGTGGACGAGCCAGCTGACCAGCAAACAAGTGCTTGATCTGTGTGAAGAACATGGCGTACCGGCGGGCAATATCTACCGCGCGCCGGAGATGCTCGAAGACCCGCATTTCGCTGCGCGCGAAGCGATCGTCGCGCTGCCGCATCCGCGCCACGAGAACTTCAGGATGCAGAACGTCGCGCCGAAACTGTCGGAGACACCGGGAGAGATCGAATGGGTCGGCCCCGAGCTCGGGCAGCACAACGAAGAAATCTACGGCGCGCTGCTGGGAATGGATTCGGCGCAGCGCTCCGACCTGGAACAGCGCGGCATTATCTGA
- a CDS encoding hydroxymethylglutaryl-CoA lyase produces the protein MTRNSIELVEVGPRDGLQNEPDIVPSADKIALIERMIGYGARRLEVASFVHPGRVPQMADAEDVIAGLPDRDDVTYIGLTLNKRGVLRALATRDNGKRGIDQAGCVLVASDTFGQKNQGQTIAEGIAENRAMLRFAKAEGLSAQVTISAAFGCPFEGEVKPDTVLAIAEEMAAEDPAEIALADTIGVGVPAQVEELFGRLGELLGGRIPMRCHFHDTRGTGIANAWAAYGAGVRTFDASLGGLGGCPFAPKATGNIATEDLIYMMERSGIETGVDLEAVIAANRGFAAKLGRELPSRVARAA, from the coding sequence ATGACCCGCAACAGCATCGAACTGGTCGAAGTCGGCCCGCGCGACGGGCTCCAGAACGAGCCCGATATCGTGCCGAGCGCCGACAAGATCGCGCTGATCGAGCGCATGATCGGCTATGGCGCGCGACGGCTCGAGGTCGCAAGCTTCGTGCATCCGGGCCGGGTGCCGCAAATGGCCGATGCCGAGGATGTGATCGCCGGCCTGCCCGATCGCGACGACGTTACCTACATCGGCCTCACGCTCAACAAGCGCGGCGTGCTGCGCGCGTTGGCCACCCGCGACAACGGGAAGCGCGGTATCGATCAGGCGGGCTGCGTGCTCGTCGCCAGCGACACCTTCGGGCAGAAGAACCAGGGCCAGACCATCGCGGAGGGCATCGCCGAGAACCGCGCCATGCTCCGCTTCGCCAAGGCCGAGGGATTGAGCGCGCAAGTCACGATCTCGGCCGCGTTCGGCTGCCCGTTCGAAGGCGAGGTGAAGCCCGATACCGTGCTCGCCATCGCCGAGGAAATGGCGGCCGAAGACCCCGCCGAAATCGCGCTCGCCGACACGATCGGCGTCGGCGTGCCCGCGCAGGTCGAGGAGCTGTTCGGCAGGCTCGGCGAATTGCTCGGCGGACGCATTCCGATGCGCTGCCATTTTCACGACACGCGCGGCACGGGGATCGCCAATGCCTGGGCCGCCTATGGCGCGGGCGTGCGCACGTTCGATGCGAGCCTTGGCGGGCTGGGCGGATGTCCGTTCGCACCCAAAGCTACGGGAAATATCGCGACCGAGGACCTGATCTACATGATGGAGCGTTCAGGTATCGAAACCGGAGTCGATCTCGAAGCGGTGATTGCCGCCAATCGCGGCTTTGCCGCAAAGCTGGGCCGCGAATTGCCATCGCGCGTGGCGCGCGCCGCGTAG